CGAGCACAGCCAAGCAACATGAACACTAGGGCTCCATGTGTGTCTTACTGATCTAACCTTAAGAAGTAGTTTGAGTAAAGTTATACTTTATATACTTAAGATaagtatacaatttcttgcatttggaatccgtcttttcacataccccaacttgctctccatgagacacacagacagggagagaagctgggggtcagagcgcagggtcagccattgtatggcacccctggagcagctggggtgaaggacCTTGcacaggggcccaacagagtaggattcctctgccggctgcaggatttgaaccggcaaccttccagccacatgcacagatcctgagccacagagccaccgcaacGCCCATACTTGCAATTTGCCAATATCTAAACCTAGTGTACATGCTTTTTATGTACAGATCTCCATTTTGTGTTCTTCAATCCTTTTATAGTGTGATAAAGGAAGGAGTGAGACTTACTTTCCAGTGGTGGGCGTGGCCCGCTGACCAGGGCCTCTGTGATCTGATTGGCCACTGAGCTGTCAAATCCAGAATTAGAGGAATCCGGATCAGGATCGTTAAGAATGCTGGGAAAACTCGCCTTACTTTGCGTGGGGAGTTCAGACTGTCGCTCTgagggaaagaaaagaaactcaaaaCTCCTTCCACTTTCTAACAGATTTTATCCACTACAGGGTCAGGAGGGGCAAAGTCAAAAGTATTATAGTAAAAGAAGCTGTGCTAACACAATTTTTACCACCAGGTAATAAAGTAGTTTAGACTGGTTGGTACATACCTACAGGAAACATCTGAATCTCCTTAAATCAATAAGCTACTAGCAGCAGAGTGGATCTGATACATGAGACACTCTTCTTAAAAGTGCAACCCAACTTTTGACCTTACAATCTTAACCAAAACGAATTTCATTCAAGGTGAGCATACTTCCATATGAATCCCTTATAAACTCCGTCCTTCATTTTTACCACGTGTGTGGCAGACTGGGCACAACACAGAGTCATATCCAGCTGGTGCTTCTGAAAGTGAGCTGGCAGGTTCACTTGACAGACTGGCACACTTAACAGTATAACACAGACAATAACTACTTTCACCCCTCACTCTAGAGCTAATATGCCAACACTAGAGGTGCCCAGTGACTCAATAGGGCCACTACTGAGTGTCAGAACATTATTACATCCATAGGTAACTCCTACAGTCCACATACCTGCCAGAGCCAGCTGCAGGCCGCTAATATCCACTGACTGGGGCATGTTCCCTACGTCCATGCAGGACACCTGCCGGGGCGTCTTTTTGAAAAGCTCTTTCGGGGGCGCCAGCATGAGCTGGGAGAGGAAGAATTTCTCCGGCAACGTTATAGGAGGGAGGAATCCTGTGAAGGAAAGAGAGGATCAGCAGCGGCCGGCGGTCGTGAAACTAGTTTTGCCTCTTTCCCGCTGGGTGGCCGGGGTGAGAGCGGTCGCAAAAACCCTCGCCAGCAATGAGCGCTTTTCTGATCGCGGCAGAAACAAAATTAAGGGGGAGAGACAACAATACTTGTGTCGATATATCTGGCCAATGCGCGTCCGCGAAACACAAAATGGTCAAACACGTTTAACGTAACGTGTCTTTCTGACACACATAATCCATCCCCGCTAACTCGTAGCTCCGTTCAAGCTACCCGGGACCCGGGACTGTGCCGGATGAAAAGGTAACAGGCGTCCGTCCCCCCATCCCCCCATCCCCTCAGACTCCAGCCGGTCCTCATAAACTCGCATTCGGGTGTTTTGTCCTCGAACCGCTGCCGGTCTGCCCGAGGGGGACGGCGGAAGCAGCCCGTCACCGGAGCGCGGCTCAGCGAGGGCCAGGCTGCCCGGGGAGAGCTCACCCGAGAGCGGCTTCTCCTGCTCGTCTCCCACCGGCGGCGGGTTCAGCAGGTGAGCGAAGACGGCGGCGAAGGGGTTGGCCGCCAGCGGCTCGGTGCGGTACATCTCCCAGAGCAGGTAGAGGGCGGTCAGGCGCTGCGGGGAGCTGGGCAGCAGGTCCGGCTGCTGCAGCAGCATCACCAGCACCGAGCCCACTCGGAAGTGGTCGGCTTTGCCGAAGTAGTGGTGGAATGCGGACGAGAGGCCCTCGAAGGAGTTGGTACAGGCTTCCTCGGAGATGATCCCCAGGAGATTGGAGAGCTCCTTCGGGGCAAGTGTCATTGTGCTCCAGGGGAGGTGTTGTTTTTCGTAAAAGAAACACCACACAAAGTCAAGCCGAATCAGTCGCCCCCGAGTGTTTTCAGCAACGCGGGCTGGTCATATTACCAGCCCACACGGTCTTGCTGCTTGAAACGATGTACAGCCGCCCTCTTCCAAGCTCTTCCCATGAAAAGAAACATACAGACACGACCAGGCGACGGTTTTATTACATGAATATCTAACAAAAACCTCAAAGTCTACCATTCATTAACATAAGAACTCCACGACTAGAAACAAAACACCCCAATCGTTTTGAAGGTTTCTAAATACGGCACTGTCGTCAGGTTGTTTTTTACGACAGGAGGCGCTGCGGAGacttctgggaaatgtagtcgGATGTGTCCATTCGATTTCCTTACCTGTGTATCATACAAATAAAcatacacacagagattaaacgACAGGAAATTTAAAGCAACGAgttgtgtattttaatgttGATCAAAGAAGTAATGTATACATAAATGTAGGTCCCACATCTTCATTATGTCTTAAATTCCATCTCCATATATTtatatcaatatattttaattattttctaaaccACAAATATATCCTCAGAACCTATTTGTACAAGTATTTTCTAGGTAGCCTTGACTCTTCTATCCTGTTACAGTAAAAACACATTACAGTCAAATCAGACTCGGAGTTGCCGAATAAGGTGTAAATATCGCTCACAGACGGGCTTTTGGACTTGCATCAACGAAACTATTTCCTAACTACAATATAGTTACAACTTTTATTACCACCTCATTGTGAGGCTCTGTATCGTTCCTCTAATTTTGAGCTGGCAAAGCAGTACGGAcctcatttttatttactgtgtttaaacttttttcataatgtgtatttgtattgtaatatgTACCCCTGACGATGTTATTGATATGTTATATGTtcttttgtttgtattgtattgtatttgttattattgttgttgtctaAAAACAATTGAGCTGTCAGCCGAGTCTGTCTTTGCCCCGGAAGTGATTGTTCTTCCGCAGGTTTAGTACTACCCAGAATCCTCAACTCCTTCCTTTCCGACATTTTCCTTGGAAGAGTGAGTACATTGAGAATTCAACCGCCTGTAAAATCCGACTTCATCCTGCCTTTCCTGACGCCTAATTTTTCGTTTTAACCACAGATATGCGTAGAATTgtacataaataataaaagtatgACAGTATTTCGAAGTGATGTGCATAAATGTACGAGAAACGCCCGCTATGTTAAAAGCTGACTTGCCGCTACAGATCTGGAGTTAACTCATACCCGGCTCTGTGCATACGGCTGAAAACCCTGACAGACTGTACTTGTGCCCTGGCTGTTCAGTATTCAGTCATTTTAAGTCTAAAGCAAGCGAAGTTGTGCTGGTCTTTAAGAGTTTGTGTGTAATGGGGCCAGAAAACCGATCGGCACACGTTTAAGTTGCCTACATTTGCTTTTGCATGTGATATTAAATGCGTTTTGTGAAACACGACGGATTCCTGGCACGGGTGCTGTGAGTGTGGTTGTTACCGAGGTGTATAGGACCAACACGGCCTAGACTGTGATCAGATGGCTGCAGCTTTAGAGCGGTCTGGAGGTGCCGTGGAAACAGCCCGCTGTCCGTCAGGAAGTGCTGTATTAAAATttcatacatttattaaaaacctTCTTGCCGGGACTTGATTAGAAAGGCTGCGGTTTTGCTTCACGCAAGGGAAAGGCGGTTCTCCCCCGTGTTCTGACACCCCTGTCTGTTCAGATGGCTCCCATTAAGAAAGGAGGCGAGAAGAAGAAGGGCCGCTCCGCCATCAACGAGGTGGTGACCAGGGAATACACCATCAACATCCACAAGCGCATCCATGGAGTGTGAGTCCTCGGGGTCGGGGGGGTCTGAATAGGCTTGAGGTGCTGTGTTTGTGCTAGGGGGGTTGTGGAGCCAGAGCAGTTGCAGATATCTTGCTGCTCGTCTTAAAGGGCTGATTATTGTTGTGTTGTTCATTTGAATGTCGTAAACTTGTTTCAAGTGGCATAGAGGCCCCTGCACTCTTTCACACCCCCGCTTTCCTGCCCTGACCCTTCGGCTTCTCGGACTCCCCCCCCACCTCCATCATGTCGTGTCCACGGGCCGTGTTGTGACTGGCGGTGGCCGTTTCCCCTGAGCCAGCGCTTCGGTCTGTGCGGCTGTGCTCCGTTCGCCACGGagcgaaaaaaaaaacgtgtctCTGGCGGACCTCCAGCGAGACCGGGTCTCCCTCTTCTGTTCCCCAGCGGCTTCAAGAGGCGAGCCCCCCGCGCGCTGAAGGAGATCCGCAAGTTCGCCGTCAAGGAGATGGGGACCCCCGACGTGCGCATCGACACGCGCCTGAACAAGGCGGTGTGGACCAAAGGCGTGAGGTACGCGTCCCCCAGCAAGCCTCCAGCAGggagagcggtggctctgtggctcaggatctgtgcctgtggctggaaggttgccggttcaaatccctcggccggcagaggaatcctactccctcgggcccctgagcaaggcccttaaccccagctgctccaggggcaccgtatcaatggctgaccctgtgctctgaccccaagcatctctctccctgtctgtgtgtctcatggagagcaagctggggtatgagaaaagacgaattcctaatgcaagaaattgtacggggctaataaagaaacattacattaacatTACATTAGGGCCAGGAGCGGTTTTGTTACTTTATAATGAACCCTTAGCAGGCGAGGGctcatccttgttttgtgaacaagaacagaaaacctttttgCAAACGAGGCAAGTCCCGGTTTGGCTAGGCGACAGCGTCTGAGGTGACATTTTCATATTCCAGCGGTGAAACAGAAAATCCAGGAACAGACCGTTTGATCCCTCTAGCCCAGTTGGCAGTATTTACTTGCACTAGGAGTCTTATCCCGCCTTTTCACCTTTAGCACCATGGTTTGGTGGCTTGTTAACTACCCCTGCAGCTCTTTGGGTAAAGAGTTGTCTCCTGTTATAACTGTACTTCCCCCTCGTTTCCACTTGGGACCCCTGGTTTGTATTTTACTGTTTACTAATGTGATCATTTTGTCTTTGATGATTAGATGTGCTTTTTTATCTAGTCTTCTTGTATTGTTCTTTGGTAGTTCACTTTTTTCACTGTGCAGAATAATTTTTATTGCTGGCAACATGTCAAGAAACGTAAATTGCAACTGCTGATGATTACCCATACTTGGAAGTAAGAAGACGAAACTTGTGTCCTAAAGAATAAAAGTAATGCAGGAACCATTTCTCCTTGGGCTACTTTGATAAGCTGTTGCATTCATATGGCTTCAGTTACCGTGGTCCTTAGTAACCGTAGAACAAGTGTGCAGCACTTTCTCTGAGCCATGACACTGTTTTCTGAGAGGTTTGCTTGACTCACTTACGCCTGGCTCTTTTCTGGGGTGGTGGGCTTGAAGGAACGTGCCCTATCGAATCCGCGTGCGTCTGTCCAGGAAGCGCAACGAGGACGAGGACTCTCCCAACAAACTGTACACGCTGGTCACATACGTTCCTGTCACCACGTACAAAGGTAAGCCACAGGTCGGAAGCAGACGTGAATTAAGAGGGCGCAGTGTGTCCCATCCCTCGGTTTGCAGTTTCAACTTGAGACAGTTTGGCTGAAAAGACTGATTACTGGGAGACAGATCTCATCCGTGAATCTCATGGTACTCTGTCCTTTCGAAGGGTGACCCACCTAGGCCTCTACGACACTTAATTTTTTGCAGAATGTTTGTCATGAAAACAGTTTCTCAAAGTGAGGTGCTAATCATCTTGCACTTCAAAATTGATTTGGCATTTTTTGCCTTAGAAATCATGGTCGTCGTGGATGACTGTTTCTATAGCTTTTTCCAGGAGAGTTAACCAATGTGTAGGTAGGTCATTCGAATGGTGACTGAACTACATCTTGGTACACTATCCTATTGTATTTTTGCAAGACATCAAAATATTGTTTGAAATTAATACTTTTGTTCTTAAAAATTCATATACTTTTGTGTCATTGCTAAAGCAAGGCGAAGAATATTATTTCCTAGAGTCAGGGTGGACAGAATACCCGTGCAATCTGCATGAGCAGAAACGTGTATCCTGTTTGCTTCTAGTGGAACTGTAGTGCAGTGCTTGTTCATTATGTTCCCTTGTGGAGGATTATGGTGGTTGAAAAAGGAGAGAATGTTGTCATGCAAAAAGCATTGCAAAGAGGTTGAGTGTTCTTagagggggaaaaaaggcaGCTTGTATCAAATAAAAGTGATTGAGAAAAGATCTAAGTTGGTACCCCAAGTGTCCTTTGAGCTGCCTTGCTGCAGATGTTGTCCAGTCACCTTATGCAGTGCGTGTGACAGCCAGGCATGGCTCTGGCGGAGAATGTGGCACTGGAACGCGGGGCGGTCTGTTGAAGTCCACCTCAGCCAGGCGGGCCAAATCCCCTACCTGTCAGCGGCTGCACAGTGAAGAGGCGGGTCGGGCTGGACCCCCAGCTCTGCATTTCAGAACGTTTTCTGGATTGCAGCTTGAAGTAGAGGGATGGGCTGCGGTCTAGTGTCGAGTCCAGTCGGCATCGGACACCCACACCGGAGGAGTGCGTGTGGGAGACCGCTGGGCTCTTGTGACCCGCGTGGCCCATGTGCTTCTGTGGTGGCCCTTACCTGTCTTGGTGCGCTGATACAGTTTTGTTAACTGTTGgggtttgtttttaatacaaaGCACTGAACTAGTGCTAAAAGACAGTAGAGCCGGCGTCTTCAAGTAGGAGCTGGAGTCTTCAGGTAACCTTCACGTGCTGAAGGTGTccgaatccttttttttttttttttaaaggaagcaaGAATGGACTCGTTAAATCTGCTCAGGTCCGTATTTTGAAGACTAGTCGTGGTTACAAATGATAGTAGGCTCTACGTAATGTGATTCATAAAAGCCGAGTTGGCCAATTTGTGcaacagtttgtgtggtttgcgATTTTGGATTTTTAAGAAGATCTCAAGAAACGGTGGTGGTGGTCGGTTTGGAAATAAGGTGTGTCCCATCCTGTGGAGGTCAGAGATGTTCAATTCCAGATGGTTCATCTCCAGGGGGGCAGTTTAAGACATTCCGCTCACGGACATTACAGCTTTAGTGTGTAAGTGAGTCTGGCTAAGAAATATTGGATTGTCAAAATAGACgtgcacattttaatacacTATGAGGAATAACAATGTTTTTTGGGGAATTTACACGAAATGTCTCCTTTAAATTTTACATAATTGCTTGAGTCTTCTGTACTCAGAATAACTTGACAAAGTGACTAAATGCAGGGTGACGTAGCTCAACAAAATGTTTTCGTATTGCTACTGTAACTTTGAAGGTTttgataattgttttttactcatTCCAGTGATCTTTAATACCTATATAACGTGTGGGATTGTGGTGCattctgaattatttaattaaagagACTGACCAAAAAACGGAGAAGAAACAAATCAAAGTTAAAAATGAGACGAGAGTGTGTCTGCCTGTGGTGTGTCTGAGCAGCAGTATGACTGCCTCAACTCTTGCTGGAAGCTTGCAGGGTCTCCTTGGCTTTAAGGGTCTCTGTTCATTTGTTTAACAGGATAATacagtgcttagttttggatagtTCAGAGCCTTCAAATGTAGTAAACCACATGAAGTCAGTTAGCATGGTCTGTGGTCTAGCTGAAGCAGCAGAAGCTGTTGTCACTTTGCTAGCAGTCGTAATTATTATTGCACTGAGTTTAATAATGCATTCATCTCCCATTtactttattatattaatacatgATAGCAGGAGTCTAGCGGATCATCTTTTAGTTTCTCTCTACCTGCTGGCCGGACCACAGTGCACTGTACAATCTACTACAAAATAGTATCCAGTCTTTATCAAAGTGTCTCAAACAAATGAGATAATTTGTTCACTAATAttcacattaaaatgttggaTTTCATGattgtttcatgtttttaactttacgAGTGTAGCTAGGAAAACAGctagaaaatattttacttttgctgCCCTGCCCTTGTCGTGTTCCTGAACCTTCATGAAGTGAAGGTTGGGCCCCAGGTAGCTGGTGTTAATATGGCACTGATGATCCTCTTTCTACACGTGATTATCATTGTAGAATGGTGCAAAACCTCTTGGACAGTGAATACTTAAGTGTGCTGAAATGCCGTCACAGTGATCATCATTAGCATCATAGTAAAGACCATAGATTTTATGTGCATGGGCTTGGAAATTAGTTTTTTGCATATCAATGCTGatacatctttttatttttgtttttgcaggtcTGCAGACAGTCAACGTTGATGAGAATTAAAACTGCTTCTCTTGTTGATAAAATAAATTTGTGTAAAATTTTTCCTTTTGTCTTTTCTGGTTGTGGGTTTTGTCTACGAACATCACATTTGAAGTTGTGCTCTCGAGTTTTTTTACCTTCGTTCGGTATTTATGATCTAATGTTTCAAATCTGCATCCTCAAGCAGTATTCATCTTTTGTTGCAATGGGTCACCAGTGTTTCCAAAATAAGAACCTAgtttgaaatgaaatactgcTGTAGTTCTGAAAACATATAATAGACTATAATGAGACCTTTTTGATTTCAACTTGCACAACACAAATACATGAAAGAACTTGCTGTAAAAATGCGTTGTACGTGCAGTGTGTTTAattgaaagaagaaacaaaacagcatTGTAGATGTCCTGAAAAGAATGGTTTTTAATTGTTGCTGTGGTGTATCAGTATAAACTGCCTGAACTGAAAGAATGCAGTGCTCAAAAAATGTCACAGCAGTGTCCTTTCTGCATAAAGTAATAGCAAATGGGTATTGTTAAATGGGGGCAGACAATTCTTGGGTATGCTGCAAGTGCTTGATAGGAGGGATTCCAAGGTTTATACTACAGAAAGTCTTCCAGCCAGAGCCCAGTTTACAGCCTGATGAAGAGAGCAGGAGCACTGTAACATCAGTGGGTTCCGGAAGAGCTCTTTACTAATGACTACTCAAGAAATAGATGATCTAGTATTAAGTTTCTTTTCTCATGTTTTGGTGGACAATTTGATTTTGAATCGCTTGATCAGCTTGAGTCAGTTTATTGGGCCAAATGCTCCTTTCAGCTCAAGGGTTCCTCTGTCTAATACAAGGACAGGGCTAAGTTTGTCCACTGTTACCATGTAAATTGGTGTGGTGAAACAATCAGTAGATATTTCAAGTTATGACTTAAATACGGGTCTTGGCTAATCTGTGAGTTTTCCCCACAGATGTGCAGTACCATCTCCAAATTAGAACAAGAATTCACAATACCTGTGGCAGTGTATTGGGACATTCCCACCGCATAAACTAAGCTATTGAAGCTGAGACTTCGTAAGAGACACCTGAGAGTTCTTGCAGCTCAGTCCTCTGCGTCTCTAGTGTTCCAGCAGTAGTCCTGCTCATTTCGGGTCCACCTGGTGTTTTCCCACAGCTGACTAGGTCTGGTTGGCGATGTGGTGTTACTGCTGTGATCATGAAGGTACCTGGATGGGCTGCTTGTGTCAGTAACAGTCTCAGAGCAGCTCTCCCTGCCCTTTCACTGACCACCGGAGCAGTGCACTGCCATAGAAACCTGTAAAGCTCTGCACCTATTGACTAGAACGGTGGCTGTACAGATGGGAACGTGCACACctctaaatgttcttttttttttcccactacaCACTTTGATACAGAGTGCAAAATGCAGACATGAGATCTTTCATTCTACACAAATTTTATCACAGACCCAGTTGTACAATAGGCTTAAATACACACAGCAGCTTTCTTCAAGCATTTATCCAAATGCAGCAAACTAtgcaacattttatttctattttatcaCACTTTGCAGAAGTATCACTTCGGTCTGTTACTATTTTATGGAACTTGATTAGTTCGggtaaaggggaaaaaaaaatagaccagATCTTCAAATATCCCAAACTCCCAATTCTAAACGCAGCTCACAGCAAGAAGTGCTtcgtcttaaaaaaaaatcacagaatacCATGTTTTGTTACTTTTATTGATTGACGAAGAACTCTTGCACGTTACCGTTTTGAAAGTAAAATCaggaagtaaaaataaaaaattacaaacCGCAAACTTACAGTTAACTTACAAGTGAAGCTGGCCTGAACTGGAAAGGAGTGCAGAGATTCTTGCCACTCATGGCAATACTCAGGCATTGTCTGGCAGGTAATGCCTTTCAAAGTCTTTCACATCCTGATCGAATGGCTTCACATTCCGTTTCTTGGAATGAAGTTCTTGGGGAATGTCAGGATGAGGCACACCTGGAGCTTCCGTTCCTGAAGTCAGGGGTAGGTTCTGCTTTCTCTCAGGTCCCTGGACACAGCTGTAAGTCTAGCCTTACGAGTTCAAAGTTATACCTGCTTCCAATCAGAACCCAAAAATATTCCTGACAACAGCTAACTATTCTTCAAACAGGCTCATATTCATTTAATACTGGTCTACAGATCTGATCACGTTTAAATTGAGTTCTTTAAGAACTATTGATTTACATTCTCAATcacaaacaaaatgagaaacTTGAATTCTTTTGCACTGTTGATTTTACAGATGcctttttctcctctttcaAGAACTGAAGAAACATTAAATAACTGCTGACTTCATTCGGGTGCATCAGAAAGCTTAATCAGGGAATCTCTTATTTTTTCTGGGATTATAGTAAAAagagaaattatttaaatggtCTACTTAAGTTCCACTTC
This portion of the Lepisosteus oculatus isolate fLepOcu1 chromosome 15, fLepOcu1.hap2, whole genome shotgun sequence genome encodes:
- the rpl31 gene encoding large ribosomal subunit protein eL31, whose amino-acid sequence is MAPIKKGGEKKKGRSAINEVVTREYTINIHKRIHGVGFKRRAPRALKEIRKFAVKEMGTPDVRIDTRLNKAVWTKGVRNVPYRIRVRLSRKRNEDEDSPNKLYTLVTYVPVTTYKGLQTVNVDEN